The Mauremys mutica isolate MM-2020 ecotype Southern chromosome 1, ASM2049712v1, whole genome shotgun sequence genome has a segment encoding these proteins:
- the LOC123351142 gene encoding kelch-like protein 5 isoform X1, with protein MYLDQQFCDATLVVEGRRFPCHRVLLASVSPYFRVMFTSSFKESQDGEVLLKAIAPSIIQSMLNYLYLEEISLTAETAEELFIASCRLQILPLEEIISRFFVKNISMENCLGIYALAYNHNHKDLLHAAMHHIGLNFGSISEDYDFMCLDLSTLTSIISSDKLVVASELVVYQAVQHWVRFKPDKRLPLLSMLMRHIRLPFLTHEALAEIQADSELYGDVQMWWKQLVGEERLWESEGLRQGIYDECIVCMELHRYRIQHVENDYSEFDIDSDLLSGMDCFDPYTGRWEKLPGLKCLRHPASTAVEHKLYLSGGKHRDGSCSDTLYEYSSFTGQWIQLPSMSMPRDSHGFLACNLKLYALVGRNDRHGLTSAESFDLVQKAWTPISNLPFRLIYFASTVLKNKLYPIGGEALAVVPKLVYSGILIYDITLDMWTQMPLDFKSYETSAISMNNGICVIGGFYEEKGRQLTPRGTTEVSFLSSRKCFFLNEDGKVSQEVVIPELPEIFAFAGVVCWQRRIYLMGGVNCYRLCNRIFYWEPGDSSWTECQEHVPSIKGFIRIFKCVTLKIPKNTLCPFSKKYL; from the exons ATGTATCTCGACCAGCAGTTCTGTGATGCTACACTGGTGGTTGAAGGAAGGAGGTTTCCTTGTCACAG GGTGCTGTTGGCCTCAGTCAGCCCATACTTCCGGGTCATGTTCACCAGCTCCTTCAAAGAGTCCCAGGATGGGGAAGTTTTGCTCAAGGCTATAGCCCCCTCCATCATCCAAAGCATGCTGAATTATCTCTATTTAGAGGAGATATCACTTACTGCAGAGACTGCTGAAGAGTTGTTTATCGCATCCTGTAGGCTCCAGATCCTCCCACTAGAGGAGATCATTAGCAG ATTCTTTGTGAAGAATATTTCCATGGAGAACTGCCTTGGGATTTATGCACTGGCATATAACCACAACCACAAAGATCTGCTTCATGCAGCAATGCACCACATCGGCTTGAATTTTGGGTCCATCTCTGAGGACTATGATTTCATGTGTCTAGACCTCAGCACTTTGACTAGCATCATCTCCTCGGACAAGCTTGTAGTGGCCTCTGAATTGGTTGTCTACCAGGCTGTGCAACACTGGGTGAGGTTTAAACCAGACAAGCGCCTCCCATTGCTTTCTATGCTCATGAGGCACATACGCCTTCCTTTCCTGACCCATGAAGCACTTGCAGAGATCCAGGCAGACTCAGAACTTTATGGGGATGTTCAGATGTGGTGGAAACAACTGGTTGGAGAAGAAAGGCTGTGGGAGAGTGAGGGACTGAGGCAGGGTATATATGATGAGTGTATTGTGTGCATGGAGCTGCACAGGTACAGGATTCAACATGTGGAGAATGACTATTCAGAGTTTGACATTGATTCTGACTTGCTTTCTGGAATGGATTGTTTTGATCCTTATACAGGAAGGTGGGAAAAGCTGCCAGGTTTGAAATGCCTGCGACATCCTGCCAGCACAGCTGTGGAGCACAAGCTTTACCTGTCTGGAGGCAAACACCGAGATGGCTCTTGTTCAGACACTCTTTATGAATACAGTTCTTTTACTGGCCAATGGATACAGCTCCCCTCCATGTCTATGCCCCGGGATTCACATGGCTTTCTAGCCTGTAACCTGAAGCTGTATGCTCTTGTGGGACGAAATGACAGACATGGACTCACTTCTGCTGAGAGCTTTGACTTGGTGCAGAAGGCATGGACTCCCATCTCCAACTTGCCATTTCGGCTGATATATTTTGCTTCCACAGTGTTGAAGAATAAGTTGTACCCAATAGGTGGAGAAGCTTTGGCAGTAGTACCTAAGCTAGTTTATAGCGGCATTCTGATCTATGACATTACCTTAGATATGTGGACTCAGATGCCTCTGGATTTTAAGTCCTATGAAACATCTGCTATCTCTATGAATAATGGGATCTGTGTTATTGGTGGATTCTATGAAGAAAAAGGTAGACAGCTGACTCCAAGAGGCACTACAGAAGTCTCCTTTCTGTCCAGTAGAAAATGTTTCTTCCTCAACGAAGATGGCAAAGTGAGCCAGGAAGTTGTTATTCCAGAATTACCAGAAATATTTGCCTTTGCTGGTGTGGTTTGTTGGCAGAGGAGAATCTACTTGATGGGTGGTGTAAATTGTTATCGATTATGCAACAGGATTTTCTACTGGGAACCAGGTGATTCCAGCTGGACTGAGTGCCAGGAACATGTCCCCAGTATAAAGGGGTTTATCAGAATATTTAAATGTGTGACACTGAAGATACCAAAAAATAcactctgccccttctccaagaaATATCTGTAA
- the LOC123351142 gene encoding kelch-like protein 6 isoform X2, whose product MYLDQQFCDATLVVEGRRFPCHRFFVKNISMENCLGIYALAYNHNHKDLLHAAMHHIGLNFGSISEDYDFMCLDLSTLTSIISSDKLVVASELVVYQAVQHWVRFKPDKRLPLLSMLMRHIRLPFLTHEALAEIQADSELYGDVQMWWKQLVGEERLWESEGLRQGIYDECIVCMELHRYRIQHVENDYSEFDIDSDLLSGMDCFDPYTGRWEKLPGLKCLRHPASTAVEHKLYLSGGKHRDGSCSDTLYEYSSFTGQWIQLPSMSMPRDSHGFLACNLKLYALVGRNDRHGLTSAESFDLVQKAWTPISNLPFRLIYFASTVLKNKLYPIGGEALAVVPKLVYSGILIYDITLDMWTQMPLDFKSYETSAISMNNGICVIGGFYEEKGRQLTPRGTTEVSFLSSRKCFFLNEDGKVSQEVVIPELPEIFAFAGVVCWQRRIYLMGGVNCYRLCNRIFYWEPGDSSWTECQEHVPSIKGFIRIFKCVTLKIPKNTLCPFSKKYL is encoded by the exons ATGTATCTCGACCAGCAGTTCTGTGATGCTACACTGGTGGTTGAAGGAAGGAGGTTTCCTTGTCACAG ATTCTTTGTGAAGAATATTTCCATGGAGAACTGCCTTGGGATTTATGCACTGGCATATAACCACAACCACAAAGATCTGCTTCATGCAGCAATGCACCACATCGGCTTGAATTTTGGGTCCATCTCTGAGGACTATGATTTCATGTGTCTAGACCTCAGCACTTTGACTAGCATCATCTCCTCGGACAAGCTTGTAGTGGCCTCTGAATTGGTTGTCTACCAGGCTGTGCAACACTGGGTGAGGTTTAAACCAGACAAGCGCCTCCCATTGCTTTCTATGCTCATGAGGCACATACGCCTTCCTTTCCTGACCCATGAAGCACTTGCAGAGATCCAGGCAGACTCAGAACTTTATGGGGATGTTCAGATGTGGTGGAAACAACTGGTTGGAGAAGAAAGGCTGTGGGAGAGTGAGGGACTGAGGCAGGGTATATATGATGAGTGTATTGTGTGCATGGAGCTGCACAGGTACAGGATTCAACATGTGGAGAATGACTATTCAGAGTTTGACATTGATTCTGACTTGCTTTCTGGAATGGATTGTTTTGATCCTTATACAGGAAGGTGGGAAAAGCTGCCAGGTTTGAAATGCCTGCGACATCCTGCCAGCACAGCTGTGGAGCACAAGCTTTACCTGTCTGGAGGCAAACACCGAGATGGCTCTTGTTCAGACACTCTTTATGAATACAGTTCTTTTACTGGCCAATGGATACAGCTCCCCTCCATGTCTATGCCCCGGGATTCACATGGCTTTCTAGCCTGTAACCTGAAGCTGTATGCTCTTGTGGGACGAAATGACAGACATGGACTCACTTCTGCTGAGAGCTTTGACTTGGTGCAGAAGGCATGGACTCCCATCTCCAACTTGCCATTTCGGCTGATATATTTTGCTTCCACAGTGTTGAAGAATAAGTTGTACCCAATAGGTGGAGAAGCTTTGGCAGTAGTACCTAAGCTAGTTTATAGCGGCATTCTGATCTATGACATTACCTTAGATATGTGGACTCAGATGCCTCTGGATTTTAAGTCCTATGAAACATCTGCTATCTCTATGAATAATGGGATCTGTGTTATTGGTGGATTCTATGAAGAAAAAGGTAGACAGCTGACTCCAAGAGGCACTACAGAAGTCTCCTTTCTGTCCAGTAGAAAATGTTTCTTCCTCAACGAAGATGGCAAAGTGAGCCAGGAAGTTGTTATTCCAGAATTACCAGAAATATTTGCCTTTGCTGGTGTGGTTTGTTGGCAGAGGAGAATCTACTTGATGGGTGGTGTAAATTGTTATCGATTATGCAACAGGATTTTCTACTGGGAACCAGGTGATTCCAGCTGGACTGAGTGCCAGGAACATGTCCCCAGTATAAAGGGGTTTATCAGAATATTTAAATGTGTGACACTGAAGATACCAAAAAATAcactctgccccttctccaagaaATATCTGTAA